The Podospora bellae-mahoneyi strain CBS 112042 chromosome 7, whole genome shotgun sequence genome includes a window with the following:
- a CDS encoding hypothetical protein (EggNog:ENOG503NXXC), giving the protein MDDINGTTMKAHRAANGINGAIKSPALNGHNTIQKRNTRSRRPGWPSWLFSFAARLVAWYSIYAILFWCPATLDACDENSPLVCRPYFQLKNTVTPHLEPYYDAYAAPYVELARPYYNAVDEKVITPAWDYAKQHGAPQVEQARVYGKAQWEKSVQPQITKVQHLAKTQYDHTLAPHLDQLSAVVGPYYEIVRTNSLQTYHEFLLPSYQFAQPYALQAYHATSDFALGTVAPTCAWAWNKTNLFLDSTVWPHLRVIYVENVEPQLVKIGKRLGRYSSSTNGTKKSVPKSAVDSASSFASKTISSFVKPAPSASSTTSVVASSKSSSTAGRPQAKDAPEAHRSKSSVDPITPPDTAEQVENEDPVRRAARETVAADLKDWQERYAKAVDEGAAEIDNRVQEIAKRMIRRNARITGKALLDQLQEATVSELVLLRGDILDIINAVNDKELGTEDAQEEIVQAVRQAGMAIKDKAQAVRHWREEYETELQASITQAAETHFTVLQGIRDLALQRIGMKWAWTDGITYKDWAKYHLLKSRFDEWKGDLEKLIVTHPNLEAAQVEGANIEDEAMKLAATAAKELGRLKQVANWKLVAGDVTEEFDSTLTQQAAEAVQAARLAATSVVNKAGESAEKAQHAVVDKVAGAYEKASEAVVGVKDTVSEKTAEAAQSVGNNNLWAKDSMAGEGDEEPAEAVSAASEEISSVVEPTSEATADVDNSPEPVADDLAHLAASESLVFETPPIVDNATQIQEDVKADPAPVELPVDEDAVGEEEEAGDAPDTRPVVEAEAAHTVKPALFGAAAQVVPRHSPILDDEEDDEEDMSGAIQVMQDELRSVYSAAMSRANAQYSEALSAVSAQIHGTPLPAHQQMLASVTSAYNKAMASASSRMDVALEAVSTQLRGTPTKTKKNIMPTVAIPTVPVPSVDWARIESIASERLEQGRSWALEQYESAKTAAGLATPTPSTPAEHVNKLLDNARHNYYAGLGLAHARYSEFLSAASAAVSSMTATPTPTDLAGTASSLASVASESAAAAAAAVGESASSAASVASESAASAASAASVAAASAASAASESGASAASVIGSGASSIAAAASAGVSSAASVAGENVSSAAAAGYEQAAAAADYVADGWDVIVTKISIQVYGAPAPTPWYEAFYSGVGEYASSASAAAGEGAGSVTSAAAVASDAAAQRYEAVSALVSELLVGKEPTFSESVVSRLNAAYATGTNVVGSAASAASEVVGEAGEKVRSVGEKVASVASEATEAVKEKVQGHDEL; this is encoded by the exons ATGGACGACATAAACGGCACCACAATGAAAGCCCACCGGGCTGCGAATGGTATTAACGGCGCCATCAAGTCGCCCGCCTTGAATGGCCACAACACTATCCAGAAAAGAAACACTAGAAGTCGTAGGCCAGGTTGGCCGTCCTGGCTGTTCAGTTTCGCTGCCAG GTTGGTGGCATGGTATTCGATCTACGCGATTCTGTTCTGGTGCCCAGCTACCCTCGACGCCTGCGATGAAAACTCCCCGCTCGTGTGCAGACCTTACTTCCAGCTCAAGAACACCGTCACCCCACATCTCGAGCCATATTACGACGCATACGCGGCACCGTACGTTGAGCTGGCGCGCCCATACTACAACGCTGTGGACGAAAAGGTCATCACACCAGCCTGGGATTACGCGAAGCAGCATGGCGCCCCGCAGGTTGAGCAGGCCCGTGTCTACGGAAAGGCACAGTGGGAAAAGTCTGTACAGCCTCAAATCACCAAAGTCCAGCATCTGGCCAAGACCCAATACGACCACACCCTCGCGCCACATCTCGACCAGCTCTCGGCCGTGGTCGGGCCCTACTACGAGATCGTGCGAACCAACTCTCTCCAGACATATCATGAGTTTCTGTTACCCTCGTATCAGTTTGCTCAGCCCTACGCACTGCAGGCTTATCATGCCACCTCGGACTTTGCGCTGGGAACCGTAGCGCCTACATGCGCCTGGGCGTGGAATAAGACAAACCTCTTCCTTGACAGCACTGTCTGGCCGCATCTGAGAGTCATCTACGTTGAGAATGTGGAGCCCCAGCTTGTCAAGATTGGCAAGCGACTGGGCCGGTatagcagcagcaccaatgGCACCAAAAAGTCAGTTCCCAAGTCAGCAGTAGACTCAGCTTCTAG CTTTGCTTCCAAAACGATATCTTCTTTTGTCAAGCCTGCaccatccgcctcctcgaccacctcTGTTGTTGCCTCGAGCAAGTCTTCTTCCACAGCCGGTCGACCGCAAGCCAAGGACGCTCCAGAAGCCCATCGATCCAAATCCAGCGTCGATCCCATCACTCCTCCCGATACTGCCGAACAAGTCGAGAATGAGGATCCGGTGCGCCGCGCTGCTCGTGAGACAGTGGCTGCAGATCTCAAGGACTGGCAAGAGCGCTACGCCAAAGCCGTGGATGAAGGGGCTGCCGAGATTGACAACCGCGTCCAGGAGATTGCCAAGAGGATGATTCGCCGAAACGCTCGAATTACAGGCAAGGCTCTTCTCGACCAGCTTCAAGAAGCCACAGTCTCTGAGCTGGTACTGCTCCGCGGCGACAttctcgacatcatcaatgCAGTCAACGACAAGGAGCTGGGAACCGAGGACGCACAGGAGGAAATCGTTCAGGCTGTCAGGCAGGCCGGTATGGCTATCAAAGACAAGGCGCAGGCCGTGCGTCACTGGCGTGAGGAGTACGAAACCGAGTTGCAGGCTTCCATCACGCAAGCGGCTGAAACCCACTTCACCGTTCTTCAAGGCATCAGGGATCTGGCACTGCAAAGGATTGGCATGAAGTGGGCCTGGACGGATGGAATCACATACAAGGACTGGGCCAAGTACCACCTGTTGAAGAGCAGATTTGACGAGTGGAAGGGGGATCTGGAGAAGCTTATCGTTACCCACCCGAACCTTGAAGCTGCGCAGGTGGAGGGGGCCAACATCGAGGATGAGGCCATGAAACTGGCCGCCACGGCAGCCAAGGAGCTCGGTCGTCTAAAGCAAGTGGCCAACTGGAAGCTTGTGGCTGGCGATGTGACGGAGGAGTTTGATAGCACCCTGACACAGCAGGCTGCCGAGGCTGTCCAAGCCGCCAGACTTGCTGCCACCAGCGTGGTCAACAAGGCTGGCGAGTCCGCGGAAAAGGCCCAGCATGCCGTCGTCGACAAGGTGGCGGGAGCGTACGAGAAGGCAAGCGAGGCTGTTGTCGGTGTCAAGGACACTGTATCGGAAAAGACAGCTGAGGCTGCCCAATCGGTTGGCAATAACAACTTGTGGGCCAAGGACTCGATGGCtggtgagggcgatgaggagccGGCTGAGGCAGTTAGCGCTGCCTCGGAAGAGATCTCCAGCGTTGTTGAGCCCACGTCCGAGGCCACCGCCGATGTCGACAACTCTCCAGAGCCAGTTGCTGACGATCTTGCGCATCTTGCGGCCAGCGAGTCCCTGGTGTTCGAGACCCCCCCTATTGTTGATAATGCGACGCAGATTCAAGAGGACGTCAAAGCTGACCCAGCCCCAGTTGAGCTGCCAGTCGACGAGGACGCCgtgggggaagaagaggaggctggAGACGCTCCTGATACTCGTCCTGTCGTGGAAGCCGAAGCGGCGCATACTGTCAAGCCCGCTCTATTTGGCGCCGCCGCTCAGGTTGTGCCCCGTCATTCCCCTATcctcgatgacgaggaggatgacgaggaggacatgTCTGGTGCCATTCAGGTAATGCAAGACGAATTGAGATCGGTCTACTCCGCAGCCATGTCTCGTGCCAACGCACAATATTCCGAGGCATTGTCGGCTGTCTCAGCCCAGATCCACGGCACTCCCCTTCCTGCTCATCAACAGATGCTCGCCTCGGTGACGTCTGCTTACAACAAGGCCATGGCCTCAGCAAGCTCTCGGATGGACGTTGCGCTCGAGGCTGTGTCGACTCAGTTGCGCGGGACACCAaccaagacgaagaagaacaTCATGCCCACGGTCGCCATTCCGACTGTCCCCGTGCCCAGTGTCGATTGGGCTCGTATCGAGTCCATTGCCTCGGAACGCCTCGAACAGGGCCGGTCTTGGGCGCTGGAGCAGTACGAAAGTGCCAAGACTGCAGCTGGTCTGGCCACCCCAACACCTTCCACCCCAGCTGAACATGTCAACAAGCTTCTGGACAACGCCCGGCACAATTACTACGCCGGTCTCGGCCTCGCGCATGCCAGGTATTCCGAGTTTTTGTCGGCAGCCAGCGCAGCCGTGAGCTCCATGACGGCCACTCCTACACCGACTGATCTTGCCGGTACTGCTTCTTCGCTTGCTTCGGTCGCCAGCGAGTccgcggctgctgctgccgccgccgttggcgAGTCTGCTTCTTCGGCCGCTTCAGTGGCCAGCGAGTCGGCTGCTTCTGCCGCTTCGGCAGCTAGTGTGGCTGCCGCTTCTGCTGCGTCGGCGGCAAGCGAGTCTGGTgcctctgctgcttctgTCATTGGGTCAGGTGCATCCTCTATTGCGGCTGCTGCCAGTGCAGGAGTTTCCTCCGCCGCATCGGTTGCCGGCGAGAACGTCTCTTCTGCGGCTGCCGCCGGATACGagcaagctgctgctgcagctgACTACGTGGCTGATGGCTGGGATGTCATTGTCACCAAGATCAGCATACAGGTCTACGGTGCTCCAGCCCCTACTCCATGGTACGAAGCTTTCTACAGCGGTGTTGGCGAGTACGCTTCCTCTGCCTCGGCGGCAGCTGGTGAAGGGGCGGGGTCAGTAACGAGTGCCGCTGCTGTGGCCAGTGATGCGGCTGCTCAACGCTATGAGGCCGTGAGTGCGCTCGTGTCTGAACTCTTGGTCGGCAAGGAACCAACATTCTCGGAAAGCGTGGTGTCCAGGCTGAATGCTGCTTATGCCACCGGCACCAACGTTGTTGGCTCAGCCGCCAGCGCCGCTAGCGAAGTGGTCGGTGAGGCCGGCGAGAAGGTCAGAAGCGTCGGTGAGAAGGTGGCAAGTGTTGCGAGCGAAGCGACCGAAgcggtcaaggagaaggttCAGGGCCATGATGAACTGTGA
- a CDS encoding hypothetical protein (COG:A; EggNog:ENOG503NWVQ; BUSCO:EOG09260DFJ): MADPQLLGPFPPPDPDRFPNTRLRSHLLRPDSTPQEPQPSHSTNDPDTCRICRGEGTPEEPLFYPCRCSGSIKHVHQDCLMEWLSHSQKKHCELCKTPFRFTKLYDPNMPRSLPWHVFASHMAKYFFANMLLWMRASLVMLVWFGALPYVMRNVWSMLFWFSDDACIAKSTSGAAQASNEHSATSTILRLLFGPPDTSGAVSTEAVAIPTRNNSLLSGVQFLRNLTRHPWLNDKVIEVLEGLIITILVIACFILIILVRDYVVQQQPEINMRAAFAAAENAPHPAPPQEPLARPEPPPVEEEHHDNPAQWEDLQGQWDPAIVEPPPHLALEARRQIALARLQAHERRLQRQWAEPEARYQARYAGDDHAPAHEAAENNPYSLATGSRNSSPFFPSPSFLPRAELDAIVNGGEAADVKSRHLHDFLAIYQRAKGDPHRILEIAREQGAEERLDYWLALTRSLLDRQNRTVAGADDHSDVSSAAENTPASSTDARFENMDSPPFGDLRQATQAMEWTTFSAGEDNFGPRHDRKGKGVLREDSDGESAHTEDSERPLASPLRPRANTDGPKISDTTHPLANNSWSFQTLTEQEPDGILNDQHGTESTSSGHSTFGSPKQPASRQDAASAFFKTPRFTEAAFELDQTTQSVPHLSSRAEEELPVDHLTSGQESSADFWDMTSGAEAAQSETTPPPALPENGEDADAQAEPQTPNPPAPRPQPVGIVDRLADFMWRDVDRIDPAELAAADALQFDVGEGDLANDEVEEDDPEVPQRDREVVEAAVAAGLDPDAIEDAEDLEGILELLGLRGPVAGLFQNAIFCSFLVSITVFLGIVVPYNIGRMTVWMVANPIRPARMLFGLCMLVQDIAIVLFGLAVLFGAKALLMLTKVAPSLLGSVVDLLTTTSAMSYGTMMSASNRVGSSFFAEIVHISGTEIQNFSAISHEALLQLKGHISLGFAALVTGVDYLFSGDYAEKSSDIVSFMEGLATITMGCLKQLPGILTNPNSWVLNLSVPDSTSTAFDADLAQWSGTDRLWAIVAGYVAISIIAGLYLRRGSPFFTGPTGQDWEASIIDGLNQASGVMKVILIIGIEMLVFPLYCGLLLDLALLPLFAGATIRSRVLFTMNYPVTSIFVHWFVGTGYMFHFALFVSMCRKIMRKGVLYFIRDPDDPEFHPIRDVLERSVATQLRKILFSALVYGALVMVCLGGVVWGLALSASSVLPIHYSSNEPMLEFPVDLLFYNFLMPLAVRHFKPSDGLHAMYTWWFRKCARGLRVTWFLFGERRIDEEGKLVLKSDSPDAALPWWRTLFLEVNNDQVRAKQWTNLFEPSPEKPTVMGTEDALLWNTNKKALVESGQLIPDGRYVRAPCSDQVKIPKGKRVFLDVSEDNKRQDEAAPTDLYNSEEFQFVYVPPHFRLRVFLFITFIWAFAAITGIGFTIVPLVFGRWMFRSLLPSHIHTNDIYAFSIGIYILGSAAYAAFHAPSIYRAAHDWVDSFTRTVVNGEAVWPMVDACIQVAKIIYAHVFYHIVFPLMLASLVELYLLTPVNEILYGALPKKRADASELAPIMTPGAELNPKHTVRLVQAWTIGLLYLNLINRIVNRWFSGTRLAAAVMAIFRRGWLHPDVSILTRAFIVPGLILWSSAVIAPLLLARLGVANGLHEAMLHSSYGTPLVGHAELSHAYKVLIYRLSYPVMAVLAVCAVVLWSMFGVFKRWNMRIRDEAYLIGERLHNFGASVGNSTPKGKAAAWRGAPGRI, encoded by the exons atggcggaCCCCCAACTTCTGGGCCCCTTTCCGCCCCCCGACCCAGATCGATTTCCAAACACTAGGCTGCGAAGCCATCTTCTCAGGCCAGACTCGACGCCGCAAGAACCGCAACCATCACATTCTACGAATGATCCAGACACATGTCGAATATGTCGCGGGGAGGGGACGCCTGAAGAACCGCTCTTCTACCCATGCCGGTGCAGTGGCAGTATCAAGCACGTCCACCAGGATTGCTTGATGGAGTGGCTCTCCCATTCACAAAAGAAACATTGCGAGCTTTGCAAGACGCCCTTCCGTTTCACCAAGCTCTACGATCCAAATATGCCCAGATCGTTGCCATGGCACGTCTTTGCCAGCCACATGGCCAAATATTTCTTCGCCAACATGCTGCTGTGGATGAGAGCGTCGCTGGTAATGctggtttggtttggagcCTTGCCGTACGTTATGAGGAATGTATGGAGCATGTTGTTCTGGTTCAGCGATGATG CATGCATCGCCAAAAGCACCTCCGGTGCCGCTCAGGCCTCCAACGAGCACTCGGCCACTTCCACCATTTTACGTCTATTGTTTGGACCACCCGATACATCTGGCGCTGTTTCCACCGAGGCGGTTGCTATCCCAACTAGGAACAACTCCCTTTTGAGCGGCGTCCAATTTCTTCGCAACTTGACGCGGCATCCTTGGCTAAACGACAAGGTCATAGAGGTCCTCGAGGGCCTGATTATAACAATTCTGGTTATTGCTTGCTtcattctcatcatcttGGTCAGAGACTATGttgttcaacaacagcccgaGATCAATATGCGTGCTGCGTTTGCAGCTGCTGAAAATGCACCGCATCCCGCACCACCACAGGAACCCCTGGCACGACCAGAGCCCCCACctgtcgaggaggaacaTCATGACAACCCTGCTCAGTGGGAGGATCTACAGGGCCAGTGGGATCCCGCCATTGTCGAACCACCTCCGCACTTGGCGCTGGAGGCCAGGCGCCAGATTGCGTTGGCTCGCTTGCAAGCTCATGAAAGACGGCTTCAAAGACAGTGGGCAGAACCCGAAGCTCGATATCAAGCAAGGTATGCGGGTGACGACCATGCTCCTGCACACGAGGCTGCTGAGAATAATCCATATAGCTTGGCTACTGGCTCACGAAATAGTTCGCCCTTTTTTCCATCGCCCTCCTTCCTTCCAAGAGCGGAACTGGACGCCATCGTCAATGGTGGTGAAGCTGCTGACGTAAAAAGCCGGCACCTCCATGACTTCCTTGCCATCTATCAGCGTGCCAAGGGAGATCCCCATCGCATTCTCGAAATTGCCAGAGAACAAGGGGCTGAGGAGCGACTGGATTACTGGCTGGCCCTTACGAGGTCGCTGCTGGATCGTCAAAACCGTACTGTGGCCGGTGCCGATGACCACTCGGACGTCAGCAGCGCTGCTGAGAATACTCCAGCATCGAGCACGGATGCTCGCTTCGAGAATATGGATTCTCCACCGTTTGGAGACCTTCGTCAAGCCACCCAGGCTATGGAGTGGACGACCTTTTCGGCCGGCGAAGACAATTTTGGACCCCGACATGATAGAAAAGGCAAGGGCGTACTAAGAGAGGATTCCGACGGTGAAAGCGCCCACACCGAAGACAGTGAAAGACCTTTGGCAAGCCCGCTTCGACCAAGGGCCAACACAGATGGTCCCAAAATTAGCGATACAACACACCCCTTGGCCAACAATAGCTGGTCGTTCCAGACCTTGACAGAACAAGAGCCTGATGGGATTTTGAATGACCAACACGGGACTGAGTCGACATCTTCGGGGCACTCGACTTTTGGATCACCCAAACAACCGGCGTCTCGACAAGATGCTGCGTCTGCCTTCTTCAAGACACCCAGATTCACCGAGGCTGCATTCGAACTTGACCAGACCACCCAGTCTGTGCCGCATCTGAGCAGCAGGGCTGAGGAAGAACTGCCAGTTGATCATTTGACTTCAGGACAGGAATCAAGCGCCGATTTTTGGGACATGACCTCGGGTGCTGAAGCGGCCCAGTCAGAgacaacccctccgccagcCTTACCAgagaatggggaggatgCCGATGCGCAGGCCGAGCCACAAACCCCAAATCCGCCAGCCCCGCGCCCCCAGCCCGTAGGCATTGTCGACAGACTTGCTGATTTTATGTGGCGGGATGTGGATCGAATAGACCCGGCCGAGCTTGCTGCAGCTGACGCTCTGCAATTCGACGTGGGGGAAGGTGATCTCGCCAACGATGAGGTAGAAGAGGACGACCCCGAAGTACCACAGCGAGATAGAGAGGTGGTTGAAGCCGCTGTGGCAGCTGGGCTGGATCCAGACGCGATCGAAGATGCTGAGGACTTGGAAGGGATCCTGGAGCTCCTCGGTTTGCGAGGTCCCGTCGCTGGCTTATTTCAGAATGCCATATTCTGCTCTTTTCTCGTATCTATTACCGTCTTCCTCGGTATCGTAGTCCCCTACAATATCGGGCGTATGACAGTTTGGATGGTCGCGAATCCTATTCGACCGGCGCGGATGCTCTTCGGCTTATGCATGCTCGTTCAGGACATCGCCATTGTATTGTTCGGATTAGCAGTTTTGTTCGGCGCGAAGGCTCTTCTCATGCTCACGAAAGTCGCCCCCAGTTTGCTTGGCTCTGTGGTCGACCTTCTTACAACCACGTCGGCCATGTCCTATGGCACCATGATGAGTGCTTCCAACAGAGTGGGGAGCAGTTTCTTTGCCGAAATCGTCCACATTTCTGGCACTGAGATACAAAACTTCTCTGCCATCAGTCATGAGGCATTGCTTCAACTGAAGGGCCATATTAGTCTGGGGTTCGCTGCACTTGTCACAGGGGTGGACTACCTCTTCTCCGGTGATTACGCCGAAAAGAGCTCCGACATCGTGTCATTCATGGAAGGGCTCGCTACGATAACGATGGGATGCTTGAAGCAACTCCCCGgcatcctcaccaaccccaactctTGGGTACTTAACCTCAGCGTGCCAGATTCCACGTCAACGGCCTTTGATGCAGATCTTGCTCAGTGGAGCGGCACCGACAGACTCTGGGCTATCGTGGCTGGTTATGttgccatctccatcattGCTGGTCTTTACTTGCGACGAGGAAGCCCCTTTTTCACGGGTCCAACAGGTCAGGATTGGGAAGCATCCATTATTGATGGCCTCAACCAAGCTAGTGGCGTCATGAAGGTGATCCTGATCATTGGTATCGAGATGCTCGTCTTCCCGCTCTATTGTGGGCTGCTGCTCGACCTCGCCTTGCTGCCCCTTTTCGCGGGCGCCACGATTAGGTCAAGGGTCCTCTTCACCATGAACTACCCGGTCACGTCCATCTTCGTTCACTGGTTTGTCGGAACAGGGTACATGTTTCACTTTGCCCTTTTCGTCTCCATGTGTAGAAAGATCATGCGCAAAGGGGTTCTCTACTTTATCCGCGACCCCGACGACCCGGAGTTCCACCCCATCCGCGATGTTCTGGAGCGCAGTGTCGCGACTCAGCTGCGCAAAATCCTGTTTTCTGCCTTGGTTTATGGCGCCCTCGTCATGGTTTGCCTAGGCGGCGTCGTCTGGGGGCTTGCCCTTTCTGCTTCGAGCGTTCTACCGATCCACTACTCGTCCAATGAGCCTATGCTGGAGTTTCCCGTCGATCTGCTCTTTTACAACTTCCTCATGCCACTAGCAGTTCGTCACTTCAAGCCCAGTGATGGTCTACATGCCATGTACACGTGGTGGTTTCGGAAATGTGCCCGAGGCTTGAGGGTGACTTGGTTCTTATTTGGGGAGCGTCGCATCGATGAGGAAGGCAAACTTGTACTGAAGAGCGACTCACCCGATGCGGCCCTGCCGTGGTGGCGGACATTGTTCCTTGAAGTGAATAACGACCAGGTCCGGGCAAAGCAGTGGACCAACCTTTTCGAGCCCAGCCCGGAGAAACCGACCGTCATGGGAACGGAAGACGCTCTCTTGTGGAACACAAACAAGAAGGCCCTCGTCGAGTCAGGCCAACTCATCCCTGACGGACGATATGTTCGGGCGCCATGCTCTGATCAGGTCAAAATTCCCAAGGGCAAGAGGGTGTTTCTCGACGTATCCGAAGATAACAAGCGACAGGACGAGGCTGCACCAACTGACCTGTACAACTCTGAAGAGTTTCAATTCGTCTATGTGCCGCCCCATTTTAGGCTCCgggtcttcctcttcatcactTTCATCTGGGCCTTCGCCGCCATCACGGGTATTGGTTTCACCATCGTACCGCTCGTCTTTGGTCGTTGGATGTTTAgatctcttcttcccagTCACATTCATACCAACGATATCTATGCTTTCAGCATCGGCATCTACATTTTGGGCTCTGCTGCTTATGCCGCATTTCATGCGCCGTCCATCTACCGTGCCGCACACGATTGGGTCGACAGCTTTACAAGGACCGTCGTCAATGGGGAGGCTGTCTGGCCAATGGTTGATGCATGCATCCAGGTTGCCAAGATTATTTACGCCCACGTCTTTTACCATATCGTCTTTCCCCTCATGCTTGCCTCATTGGTGGAGTTGTATCTTTTGACGCCGGTGAACGAGATCCTATATGGTGCCCTACCTAAGAAGCGAGCTGATGCTTCTGAGCTTGCGCCCATCATGACGCCAGGTGCTGAACTCAATCCGAAGCATACTGTTCGTTTGGTCCAGGCCTGGACCATTGGCCTGCTCTatctcaacctcatcaaccgGATCGTCAACCGCTGGTTTTCGGGTACCCGCCTTGCTGCAGCTGTGATGGCTATCTTCCGGCGTGGCTGGCTCCATCCAGATGTCTCCATCCTGACTCGGGCTTTCATCGTTCCTGGACTCATCCTCTGGAGCAGTGCCGTCATCGCGCCGCTCCTCCTTGCCAGACTTGGCGTGGCCAACGGGCTACATGAGGCCATGCTTCACTCATCGTATGGCACACCTCTTGTCGGCCATGCCGAGTTAAGCCATGCATACAAGGTCCTCATCTACCGTCTGAGTTACCCCGTCATGGCTGTGTTGGCTGTCTGTGCAGTTGTGCTCTGGAGTATGTTTGGTGTGTTCAAGAGGTGGAACATGCGTATAAGAGACGAGGCATATCTAATCGGGGAAAGGCTGCATAACTTTGGGGCGTCGGTGGGAAATAGCACCCCAAAGGGGAAGGCCGCAGCTTGGAGAGGCGCTCCGGGAAGGATATAG
- a CDS encoding hypothetical protein (COG:P; EggNog:ENOG503NYZR), with product MSAPLLDSSDIETNRQDAEYEKFQPQAAGARAPASHRPAPPIPRRSMRRRPSSVSQQNPYLYEGREQRGEQRRLSRLSVSSDDASPSLDQLRNPEKDDLVHDLQLDSRAPTLRGSISGTSLPYTVPERRRLSRLPTDPELKPSPEDIEATAAITAAKNDAVDSRPSPSPTPSPGHPHDHTHPRPPLSLRSRLKHFTWAWYTLSMSTGGLSLLIHAQPHQFPSLTPVLGLAVYILNIILFTLITSLLLARFLLNTGSFVASITHPREGFFVPTFLLSIATLITSTQKYCIPSHIQSWDGERQGLRWAIQIAFWIYVALSTCLAVAQYSFVFGRRHSFSLQTMMPTWILPIFPVMLSGTIASVIASTQPPAMALPIIVSGLSCQGLGISVAAMMYAHMVGRLMQSGLPDREHRPGLFMCVGPPSFTALAFIGLAQSLPGSFDANMDGLLDASIMLMMAIVGAGFLWALSFWWFAIAVLAVVQSPPRYFHLGWWASVFPNTGFILATISLGKVFQNEFVLWFSTAISIVLVLVYGFVLFHCVRAVVVRDIAEMKTWKTTDRHVGVHIDK from the exons ATGTCAGCACCACTGCTGGACAGTTCTGATATTGAAACCAACCGGCAGGACGCAGAATACGAAAAGTTCCAGCCACAAGCCGCAGGCGCTAGAGCACCTGCATCCCATCGTCCCGCCCCCCCAATTCCCCGGCGGTCCATGCGCCGTCGACCCTCCAGCGTCTCTCAACAAAATCCATACCTCTACGAAGGCCGCGAACAGAGAGGAGAGCAACGTCGTCTCAGTCGGCTATCGGTCAGCTCTGACGATGCAAGCCCATCCCTTGATCAGTTACGGAACCCAGAAAAAGACGATCTGGTCCACGATCTCCAGCTCGATTCCCGAGCGCCCACTCTACGGGGCTCCATCTCGGGCACGAGTTTGCCATATACCGTTCCCGAACGACGCCGACTAAGTCGCCTCCCCACTGATCCGGAGCTCAAGCCATCCCCAGAGGACATCGAAGCTACCGCCGCTATCACAGCCGCCAAAAATGACGCGGTCGACAGCCgaccctcaccatctcctACCCCCTCTCCGGGTCATCCTCACGACCACACCCATCCCCGTCCACCTCTCTCTCTACGTTCCCGCCTCAAACACTTTACCTGGGCATGGTACACCCTCTCTATGTCCACTGGtggcctctccctcctcatccacgcccaaccccaccagTTCCCCTCCCTTACCCCGGTCCTCGGTCTAGCAGTCTacatcctcaacatcatcctcttcaccctcatTACCTCCCTCCTTTTGGCtcgcttcctcctcaacaccggcAGTTTCGTcgcctccatcacccacccccgtGAAGGCTTCTTCGTCCCCACTTTTCTGCTCTCCATTGCAACCTTGATCACCTCGACACAAAAATACTgcatcccctcccacatccaATCATGGGACGGTGAACGCCAGGGGCTCCGCTGGGCCATCCAAATCGCCTTTTGGATCTACGTCGCCCTGTCAACCTGCCTAGCAGTAGCACAATACTCCTTCGTCTTTGGCCGCCGGCATTCCTTCAGCCTTCAAACCATGATGCCGACTTGgatcctccccatcttccccgtCATGCTCTCGGGCACCATCGCCTCCGTTATCGCCTCCACCCAACCGCCCGCCATggccctccccatcatcgtcagCGGCCTCAGCTGTCAGGGGTTGGGCATCAGCGTCGCGGCAATGATGTACGCCCACATGGTCGGCCGGCTGATGCAGTCAGGCCTTCCAGACAGGGAGCACAGGCCGGGATTGTTCATGTGCGTCGGCCCGCCGAGTTTCACCGCGCTGGCATTTATCGGGCTTGCTCAGTCCCTCCCGGGGAGCTTCGACGCTAACATGGACGGGCTGCTCGACGCGAGCATCATGCTCATGATGGCCATCGTCGGGGCCGGGTTCCTCTGGGCGCTGAGCTTCTGGTGGTTTGCCATTGCCGTGCTGGCCGTGGTGCAGAGCCCACCGAGGTACTTCCAcctggggtggtgggcgtCGGTGTTTCCAAACACGGGCTTTATCCTGGCCACCATCTCTCTGGGGAAGGTGTTTCAGAACGAGTTCGTCCTGTGGTTTTCGACAGCCATCTCGAttgttttggtgttggtCTATGGATTTGTTCTGTTCCACTGTGTCagggcagtggtggtgagagacATC GCCGAGATGAAGACGTGGAAGACCACTGATCGGCATGTCGGCGTGCACATagataaataa